Sequence from the Pseudomonas sp. LS.1a genome:
ACAGGTACTGGGCAACCACGAAGCGGGCGAAGCTTTCACGGCTGTCGAAGGGCGCGTGGGATTTGACCAGGGCATCCAGTTCGGCGTGCGGGGCGTGGGTGATCTGGTTCAGGCGCTGAGAGCGCAGGGCTGGGCGGTCGGTCATGGGGCAGTCCTTGAAAAAAGGGGCGTCTGGAAACAAGACGAAACAGCGGGGGCGGGACAGTAAAAAAAGCCGGTATTTGTGCTGGTAGTGACGGCCTCTTCGCGGGTGAACCCGCTCCCACAGGTATTGCGCAGACCTCGGGCCTGTGATGTCCCTGTGGGAGCGGGTTTACCCGCGAGGAGGCCGGCACTGACGAAACAAACCTGTCAGCGATAATCCAGGTCAGATATCCCAAACCACATTGATGCCGAAGTTGCGCCCCGGCATGGTCAGGCGGTCGATGTTGGCGGGCTGGGTCACAGCCGCTTCACCCTGGCCGTCGTAGCTGCGTACCGAATCCCACTGCCAGTACTTCTTGTCGGTGAGGTTGTACAAGCCGGCGTTGATGGTCACGTCGTCGGTGACCTTGTAGTAACCCGTCAGGTCCAGCACCCCGTAGCCCGGGGTGCGGAACTTGGAACTCGAGCCGTCGGGCGAGTAGAAGGTGCTGTCGTCGACGCGGGTCTTGCGCTTGACCAGTGTCCAGCTCAGCAGGCCGCCGTAGTGCTGTTGCTCGTAACCCAGGCCGAACACGCCCTTCAACGGGTTGACGCTGTTCAGTGGCTCGCCGGTGTCATCGTTGCGGCCATGGGTGTAGGCGATCGAGCCCTGGGTATACAGGCCCTGCGGCGCACCAAAGTGGTCGAGGTTCAGGCGGCCCTTGACCTCGGCACCCTTGATGGTGGCGTGCTTGATGTTGTTGGCCTTGAAGGTTTGCTCCAGGTTGGCGCTTTTTACGGCGTCCTCGTCGATGAAGTCGCGGTACTTGTTGTAGAACACCGCCACGTCGAAGTTGCCGGCGTCGAAGTTGCCACGCAGGCCGGTTTCATAGCTTTTGCTCTTTTCGGGCTCGAGGCCCGGGTTGCCTTCTACGCGGTAGCCTTGCTCGATGTTCTCGAACTTCCCGTACATGGCTTTGGCGCTCGGGGTGCGGAAACCTTCGGCGTACTGGCCATACCAGGTGTAGTTGTCGTTGAAGGCATAGGTCAGGCCGAACTTGGGCGAGATACGGTGCCACTTCTTGTCCGAGTCGTCCTGGGAGGTGGGCGCGGTGCCGGAGGACTCCAGGCCTCGCAGGAATTCCTTGGTGAACCTGGGCTCCATGCGCGTGTAGTCGTAACGAGCGCCAGGCATGAAGGTCCAGTTGTTCCAGCGGATTTCATCCTGCACGAACAGGCTGTAGGTATTCACGGTCGGGTCCGGGAAGTCGCTGACCAGGGCCTGGCCATCTGCCGGGCGCTCGGCGCCAGCGGCGGAGCAACCTGAGCCAACGGCCAGGCAGGTGCCGGTGCCGCTGCGCGAACCGGTGACCTTTTCGTGCTTGAAGGTGGTGCCGTAGGTCAGCAGGTGGTCGGTGGCGCCGAGGCTGAAGGCCTTGTCCAGCTGGGCGTCGAATACCCACTGGCGGTCCTTGTAGGTGGTGTCGCGGGTACGCAGCACCTGACGGCCGGGCGGTGCGTAGACTTCCTCTGTGTGCTGGTCGGTCTTGGCGATCTGGTAGTTCAGGCTCCACTTCACATGGTCGGCGACCAGCGAATCCAGGCCGAACTCATGGTTGATGCCAAAGCGTTCGCGGGTGATGGTGTCGTTGCCATTACGCGCCTTGTAGTAACCCGAGGCACCAAGGCCGGGAATGAACGGCCCGCCCACCGCACTGAGGATGTTCTGGTCGCGATCATCCTTGTAGCGTTCGTAGGTGAAGCCCAGGCGCGCGTCGTCGGCGTAGTTCCAGCCCAGCTTGGCCAGCACGTTTGTAGTACGCACGTCCATCGGGTTGGCTTCGGTACGGGACAGCCCGTCACCGCTGTGGCCGCCGTGGGTCTCGGTTTCGTGGCCGTTGCGCTGGCTCAGGTGCAACAGGCCGTCGAAGTCGCCCTGGCGACCGGCGACGGTGGCGGAGGTCAGCCAGCTTTCGTCGGCCGAGCTGTAGCCGGTCTTCAGGCGGGCACCTGCATCCTTGCCGGGCTTGATGATGTCATCCGGGTCGAGGGTGAAGTAGCTCACCGCCCCGCCGATGGCGTTGCTGCCATACAGCACCGAGGCCGGGCCGCGGAGGATTTCCACCCGCTTGACGATCTCCGGGTCCACGTAGTTGCGCTGGGTCTGGGCGTAGGGGCCGAAGAAGAAGCTGTCGGGGATCGACACGCCATCGACCTGGGTGAGAATGCGCTCGCCGTCGATGCCCCGGATGTTGTAGCCGTTCAGGCCGCTGCGCTGGCCGGTGCCGGCCACCGATACACCCGGCTCGTAGCGCACCAGGTCCTGGATGTTGTTGACGTTCTGCCGGTCCAGTTCCTCGCGGGTCTGCACGCTGACGGTGCTCGGCACCTGGCTGACGTCCTGGGCACTGCGCGTGGCGCTGACCGTGACCTGTTGCAGGGCGACCACATTGGCGCTGGCCTGGCGTTCG
This genomic interval carries:
- a CDS encoding TonB-dependent receptor translates to MSTGPTRPSTLPSRRGQPSLLSLSLLNLALLASGACSLPALAAEPAQASSPRMGDYRFSIGQQPLVSAINAFSQVTGWQVGFSAELADGVASPGVQGSLPPEAALKRLLHGTGLGFRKISNGNVVLERQASANVVALQQVTVSATRSAQDVSQVPSTVSVQTREELDRQNVNNIQDLVRYEPGVSVAGTGQRSGLNGYNIRGIDGERILTQVDGVSIPDSFFFGPYAQTQRNYVDPEIVKRVEILRGPASVLYGSNAIGGAVSYFTLDPDDIIKPGKDAGARLKTGYSSADESWLTSATVAGRQGDFDGLLHLSQRNGHETETHGGHSGDGLSRTEANPMDVRTTNVLAKLGWNYADDARLGFTYERYKDDRDQNILSAVGGPFIPGLGASGYYKARNGNDTITRERFGINHEFGLDSLVADHVKWSLNYQIAKTDQHTEEVYAPPGRQVLRTRDTTYKDRQWVFDAQLDKAFSLGATDHLLTYGTTFKHEKVTGSRSGTGTCLAVGSGCSAAGAERPADGQALVSDFPDPTVNTYSLFVQDEIRWNNWTFMPGARYDYTRMEPRFTKEFLRGLESSGTAPTSQDDSDKKWHRISPKFGLTYAFNDNYTWYGQYAEGFRTPSAKAMYGKFENIEQGYRVEGNPGLEPEKSKSYETGLRGNFDAGNFDVAVFYNKYRDFIDEDAVKSANLEQTFKANNIKHATIKGAEVKGRLNLDHFGAPQGLYTQGSIAYTHGRNDDTGEPLNSVNPLKGVFGLGYEQQHYGGLLSWTLVKRKTRVDDSTFYSPDGSSSKFRTPGYGVLDLTGYYKVTDDVTINAGLYNLTDKKYWQWDSVRSYDGQGEAAVTQPANIDRLTMPGRNFGINVVWDI